One Calliopsis andreniformis isolate RMS-2024a chromosome 9, iyCalAndr_principal, whole genome shotgun sequence genomic window carries:
- the LOC143183604 gene encoding BRISC complex subunit FAM175B: protein MAESDLLITISGAALSLLFYENVRSCSDQMGFLLGETLEFVVKTYTDSDNQIETVKIHNNIETVVTCPLPEILHDSVGRINKEKLKDFIRDKGKQVIGWFRFRRNTGLVPTMRDKMLHKEFASYFSGSNGSKEEFFVTCLLSSSTSSGKGTHKFKHVFLRRRRGTFEPVSLRINNLGNDSFRHDGSDYKPTPTKRSTDVPDVFSRLIESLNLNLTRTSGVESAINIQKAAEGYLDRLIPELCQSDFEVAELEKQVKEFKLNKITKINGSANNIDKNYDIEKDHVIEKKQIPKKVLPSRIESPDLTCDDRRMLKAHSNTTSQPNSTYKSRNAIADVEKSINQNKTRTNTEQNPPPINTISETKIDTPETVLSKNRRVSNMESEILKESICKGETCEIGVGRGRGRSIHNSHPGPRKSGRVSGSIATRSSERTSHTQVSHQESSEANCIQNPSTQASYSQVTKKVDNTHKSNLTETH, encoded by the exons ATGGCGGAGAGTGATTTGCTCATCACAATTTCGGGAGCTGCTCTTTCATTATTGTTTTATGAAAATGTTCGTAGTTGCAGCGATCAG ATGGGTTTCTTACTAGGAGAGACTCTTGAATTCGTAGTCAAAACGTACACAGATTCAGACAATCAAATAGAAACTGTGAAAATACATAACA ATATCGAAACCGTCGTTACCTGCCCATTGCCAGAAATTTTACACGATTCTGTTGGTAGAATTAATAAAGAAAAGTTGAAGGATTTTATACGCGACAAGGGTAAACAAGTTATAGGTTGGTTTCGATTCAGACGAAATACTGGCCTAGTGCCCACTATGCGAGATAAAATGTTGCACAAAGAATTTGCATCGTATTTTTCTGGAAGCAATGGTTCAAAAGAAGAGTTTTTTGTGACATGCTTATTAAGCTCTTCGACAAGCAGTGGAAAAGGCACACATAAATTTAAACATGTTTTTTTAAGACGAAGGAGGGG AACCTTTGAACCAGTTTCTTTAAGAATAAATAATCTGGGAAATGATTCGTTTAGACATGATGGGTCAGATTACAAACCCACTCCTACTAAAAGATCAACAGATGTACCAGATGTATTTAGTAGATTAATAGAGTCACTCAA TTTGAATCTCACAAGGACCTCTGGAGTTGAGTCTGCTATCAATATACAAAAAGCAGCTGAAGGGTATTTAGATCGATTAATACCAGAATTATGCCAATCAGATTTTGAAGTAGCAGAATTAGAAAAACAAGTGAAGGAATTTAaactaaataaaataacaaaaattaatgGTAGTGCAAATAATATTGATAAAAACTATGACATTGAAAAGGACCACGTTATAGAAAAAAAACAAATACCGAAAAAAGTACTTCCTTCAAGAATTGAATCACCAGATCTTACCTGTGATGATAGACGAATGTTGAAGGCCCATTCTAATACAACT AGTCAACCAAATTCTACTTACAAATCGAGAAATGCAATAGCTGACGTCGAAAAGAGTATTAATCAAAATAAAACACGAACAAATACAGAACAAAATCCACCTCCTATAAATACTATTTCAGAAACGAAAATTGATACTCCAGAAACTGTTTTAAGTAAAAACAGGCGAGTTTCAAATATGGAATCGGAAATTCTCAAAGAATCAATTTGTAAAGGTGAAACATGCGAAATTGGCGTTGGTAGAGGTAGAGGAAgatcaatacacaactctcatcCTGGACCTAGAAAATCCGGAAGAGTTTCAGGATCAATTGCTACACGAAGTAGCGAAAGGACTTCGCATACCCAAGTGTCCCACCAAGAATCTTCAGAAGCTAACTGTATTCAAAACCCATCCACTCAAGCATCTTACAGTCAAGTTACGAAAAAAGTTGACAATACTCACAAATCGAATTTAACAGAGACCCATTGA
- the Hps1 gene encoding Hermansky-Pudlak syndrome 1 protein isoform X1 → MKGILIFDHLNDVLFTKCNKKFANHIQKLARMQGLISENRVCLSHFYKIIVKYYDVGDIESKLNPNVIMQLFSPIVTSQHVMASQFGNSYTSMKCHDGINMVFDEFMGYTFIYISMEEIELMKRTLGVCVTIVRHICGPDVGILKINRQKVHLVSSLLDAWVHLRDCEQSMLTEAIEQLSINTDLGAAILKVLHDACDKLKTQSEFSNVHILILVEQKFLSLYSSKNAHDLYASDILMMMLMCWVVNQKRKGDDTSGISSNNDDHSDILLPEYTSSKEEQVTFGAKLANPTSEDITNLFRGSRESSINEGLYSLMDDDLYSNLILLGSEHDYTANAVHIFELADGINLVMIVEVTNLATSSGLYDSFHYLNIINGLQLQRDIDELRPAFENFDLAMKKALDGIKKNRANVSNDVDMCQRRLQVKWEFVRKKYLDLLKSRDPESVLQIESNTSGFIDNLKELYRLTCFDKNFVKQGTDVLTTVGKLVRQKLNDFSDFLKVKALKNFTLGSRTSLTINKYLEEFPGLVHFIYIDRTTHRLTAPTLDFTNPETLVLTTKKIWNMVKQSRMHLEEGHLSVMWKDTTFNYAYFLWFEDSSGSPLKCKVYLNHVMKSFPVPGIFCGDYYRKLAETCFPKLSTNKIRIYELYCVHLGLATSSCVLEHSRRLAATIWEVTGVPNNPADIL, encoded by the exons ATGAAAGGGATTTTAATTTTCGATCATCTTAACGATGTTTTATTTACAAAGTGTAATAAAAAGTTCGCAAATCATATACAGAAGCTAGCTCGAATGCAAGGTTTAATTTCTGAAAACAGGGTATGTCTGtcacatttttataaaataattgtaaaatattat GATGTAGGTGACATAGAATCCAAATTAAATCCAAATGTTATAATGCAATTATTTTCGCCTATCGTTACATCTCAGCATGTAATGGCTTCTCAGTTTGGAAATTCATACACATCAATGAAATGTCACGATGGTATAAACATGGTATTCGATGAATTTATGGGATATACCTTTATTTATATTTCTATGGAAGAAATAGAATTAATGAAAAGGACATTAGGTGTTTGTGTAACAATTGTGAGGCATATCTGTGGGCCCGATGTTGGAAT ATTAAAAATAAACAGACAAAAAGTTCATTTAGTTTCTTCTTTATTGGATGCATGGGTGCATCTAAGAGATTGTGAGCAAAGTATGCTCACAGAAGCTATAGAGCAGTTATCCATAAATACTGATTTGGGTGCTGCAATATTGAAAGTATTACACGATGCTTGTGATAAATTGAAAACACAGTCTGAATTTTCTAATGTACACATACTGATATTAGTGGAACAAAAGTTCTTATCCTTGTACTCCAGTAAAAATGCCCATGATTTGTATGCTTCTGATATATTAATGATGATGTTGATGTGCTGGGTAGTCAATCAGAAAAGGAAAGGTGATGATACCTCTGGAATAAGTAgcaataatgatgatcatagtgataTCCTTTTGCCAGAATATACTTCTTCTAAAGAGGAGCAAGTGACTTTTGGAGCAAAGCTTGCAAATCCTACTTCAGAAGATATTACAAATTTATTCA GGGGATCAAGAGAATCGTCTATCAATGAAGGTCTATATTCTCTAATGGATGATGATCTTTACAGCAATTTAATCCTGCTtggttctgagcatgattatacaGCTAATGCAGTTCATATTTTTGAGTTAGCAGATGGTATTAATCTTGTCATGATAGTTGAAGTAACTAATCTTGCAACATCTTCAGGATTGTATGACAGTttccattatttaaatatcataAACGGTTTGCAACTTCAAAGGGATATCGATGAACTGAGGCCAGCATTTGAGAACTTTGACTTAGCAATGAAGAAAGCTTTGGATGGAATTAAGAAAAATAGAGCTAATGTCAGTAACGATGTCGATATGTGTCAGAGAAGATTACAGGTGAAATGGGAATTTGTTAGAAAGAAATATTTAGATCTATTAAAATCAAGAGATCCAGAATCAGTTCTTCAAATTGAATCCAATACATCTGGATTTATTGATAATTTGAAAGAATTATACAGGTTAACATGTTTCGACAAGAATTTTGTAAAACAAGGCACTGATGTCCTTACAACAGTCGGCAAATTGGTTCGTCAAAAATTGAACGACTTCAGTGACTTTCTTAAAGTAAAAGCCCTAAAGAATTTTACTCTTGGATC GAGAACTTCCCTAACCATCAACAAATATTTAGAAGAATTTCCAGGACTTGTACATTTCATATACATAGACCGGACTACGCATCGATTAACAGCTCCAACATTAGACTTTACAAATCCTGAAACTCTAGTTCTAACAACGAAAAAG ATTTGGAATATGGTTAAGCAAAGTAGAATGCATTTGGAAGAAGGACATTTGTCTGTTATGTGGAAAGATACAACGTTCAATTATGCTTACTTTTTATGGTTTGAAGACAGTTCT GGTTCACCTTTGAAGTGTAAAGTCTATTTGAATCATGTAATGAAAAGTTTCCCAGTACCAGGTATCTTCTGTGGAGACTATTATAG GAAATTGGCCGAAACATGTTTCCCTAAACTATCTACAAATAAAATCAGAATTTATGAATTGTATTGCGTTCATCTCGGTTTGGCAACATCATCCTGCGTTTTAGAACATTCCAGAAGACTCGCAGCTACAATTTGGGAAGTCACAGGAGTTCCAAATAATCCTGCTGACATTCTCTAA
- the Hps1 gene encoding Hermansky-Pudlak syndrome 1 protein isoform X2, translated as MKGILIFDHLNDVLFTKCNKKFANHIQKLARMQGLISENRDVGDIESKLNPNVIMQLFSPIVTSQHVMASQFGNSYTSMKCHDGINMVFDEFMGYTFIYISMEEIELMKRTLGVCVTIVRHICGPDVGILKINRQKVHLVSSLLDAWVHLRDCEQSMLTEAIEQLSINTDLGAAILKVLHDACDKLKTQSEFSNVHILILVEQKFLSLYSSKNAHDLYASDILMMMLMCWVVNQKRKGDDTSGISSNNDDHSDILLPEYTSSKEEQVTFGAKLANPTSEDITNLFRGSRESSINEGLYSLMDDDLYSNLILLGSEHDYTANAVHIFELADGINLVMIVEVTNLATSSGLYDSFHYLNIINGLQLQRDIDELRPAFENFDLAMKKALDGIKKNRANVSNDVDMCQRRLQVKWEFVRKKYLDLLKSRDPESVLQIESNTSGFIDNLKELYRLTCFDKNFVKQGTDVLTTVGKLVRQKLNDFSDFLKVKALKNFTLGSRTSLTINKYLEEFPGLVHFIYIDRTTHRLTAPTLDFTNPETLVLTTKKIWNMVKQSRMHLEEGHLSVMWKDTTFNYAYFLWFEDSSGSPLKCKVYLNHVMKSFPVPGIFCGDYYRKLAETCFPKLSTNKIRIYELYCVHLGLATSSCVLEHSRRLAATIWEVTGVPNNPADIL; from the exons ATGAAAGGGATTTTAATTTTCGATCATCTTAACGATGTTTTATTTACAAAGTGTAATAAAAAGTTCGCAAATCATATACAGAAGCTAGCTCGAATGCAAGGTTTAATTTCTGAAAACAGG GATGTAGGTGACATAGAATCCAAATTAAATCCAAATGTTATAATGCAATTATTTTCGCCTATCGTTACATCTCAGCATGTAATGGCTTCTCAGTTTGGAAATTCATACACATCAATGAAATGTCACGATGGTATAAACATGGTATTCGATGAATTTATGGGATATACCTTTATTTATATTTCTATGGAAGAAATAGAATTAATGAAAAGGACATTAGGTGTTTGTGTAACAATTGTGAGGCATATCTGTGGGCCCGATGTTGGAAT ATTAAAAATAAACAGACAAAAAGTTCATTTAGTTTCTTCTTTATTGGATGCATGGGTGCATCTAAGAGATTGTGAGCAAAGTATGCTCACAGAAGCTATAGAGCAGTTATCCATAAATACTGATTTGGGTGCTGCAATATTGAAAGTATTACACGATGCTTGTGATAAATTGAAAACACAGTCTGAATTTTCTAATGTACACATACTGATATTAGTGGAACAAAAGTTCTTATCCTTGTACTCCAGTAAAAATGCCCATGATTTGTATGCTTCTGATATATTAATGATGATGTTGATGTGCTGGGTAGTCAATCAGAAAAGGAAAGGTGATGATACCTCTGGAATAAGTAgcaataatgatgatcatagtgataTCCTTTTGCCAGAATATACTTCTTCTAAAGAGGAGCAAGTGACTTTTGGAGCAAAGCTTGCAAATCCTACTTCAGAAGATATTACAAATTTATTCA GGGGATCAAGAGAATCGTCTATCAATGAAGGTCTATATTCTCTAATGGATGATGATCTTTACAGCAATTTAATCCTGCTtggttctgagcatgattatacaGCTAATGCAGTTCATATTTTTGAGTTAGCAGATGGTATTAATCTTGTCATGATAGTTGAAGTAACTAATCTTGCAACATCTTCAGGATTGTATGACAGTttccattatttaaatatcataAACGGTTTGCAACTTCAAAGGGATATCGATGAACTGAGGCCAGCATTTGAGAACTTTGACTTAGCAATGAAGAAAGCTTTGGATGGAATTAAGAAAAATAGAGCTAATGTCAGTAACGATGTCGATATGTGTCAGAGAAGATTACAGGTGAAATGGGAATTTGTTAGAAAGAAATATTTAGATCTATTAAAATCAAGAGATCCAGAATCAGTTCTTCAAATTGAATCCAATACATCTGGATTTATTGATAATTTGAAAGAATTATACAGGTTAACATGTTTCGACAAGAATTTTGTAAAACAAGGCACTGATGTCCTTACAACAGTCGGCAAATTGGTTCGTCAAAAATTGAACGACTTCAGTGACTTTCTTAAAGTAAAAGCCCTAAAGAATTTTACTCTTGGATC GAGAACTTCCCTAACCATCAACAAATATTTAGAAGAATTTCCAGGACTTGTACATTTCATATACATAGACCGGACTACGCATCGATTAACAGCTCCAACATTAGACTTTACAAATCCTGAAACTCTAGTTCTAACAACGAAAAAG ATTTGGAATATGGTTAAGCAAAGTAGAATGCATTTGGAAGAAGGACATTTGTCTGTTATGTGGAAAGATACAACGTTCAATTATGCTTACTTTTTATGGTTTGAAGACAGTTCT GGTTCACCTTTGAAGTGTAAAGTCTATTTGAATCATGTAATGAAAAGTTTCCCAGTACCAGGTATCTTCTGTGGAGACTATTATAG GAAATTGGCCGAAACATGTTTCCCTAAACTATCTACAAATAAAATCAGAATTTATGAATTGTATTGCGTTCATCTCGGTTTGGCAACATCATCCTGCGTTTTAGAACATTCCAGAAGACTCGCAGCTACAATTTGGGAAGTCACAGGAGTTCCAAATAATCCTGCTGACATTCTCTAA